A single region of the Nicotiana sylvestris chromosome 6, ASM39365v2, whole genome shotgun sequence genome encodes:
- the LOC104218424 gene encoding porphobilinogen deaminase, chloroplastic-like produces MEKIAVSTHLCPSLKPFNSNLSSDVVFSLPCLTSVFPNQRRRILVTSASIAVEQETQTKLALIRIGTRGSPLALAQAYETREKLIASDPGLAEEGAIEIVIIKTTGDKILSQPLADIGGKGLFTKEIDEALINGEIDIAVHSMKDVPTYLPDKTILPCNLPREDVRDVFISLTAGSLAQLPSGSTVGTASLRRKSQILHRYPSLNVLENFRGNVQTRLRKLNEGVVQATLLALAGLKRLDMTENVTSILPIEDMLPAVAQGAIGIACRSDDETMANYIALLNHEETRLAVACERAFLKTLDGSCRTPIAGYACRGEDGDCIFKGLVASPDGTRVLETSRKGPYTFEDMTLMGEDAGKELLSRAGPGFFGN; encoded by the exons ATGGAGAAAATCGCTGTTTCTACTCATTTGTGCCCGAGCCTTAAGCCTTTCAATTCTAATTTAAGTTCAGATGTAGTGTTTTCCTTGCCCTGCCTCACTTCTGTATTCCCAAATCAACGCAGAAGGATATTGGTCACAAGTGCTTCCATTGCTGTAGAACAGGAGACCCAAACTAAGCTTGCTCTCATAAGAATAGGCACACGGGGAAG TCCCCTAGCCCTTGCCCAAGCTTATGAGACTCGAGAGAAGCTGATAGCCTCAGATCCTGGCCTTGCTGAAGAGGGAGCCATTGAAATTGTAATAATAAAAACCACAGGTGATAAAATATTAAGTCAGCCTCTTGCAGACATTGGTGGGAAAGGCTTATTCACAAAAGAGATAGATGAAGCCCTCATCAATGGGGAAATTGATATTGCTGTCCACTCGATGAAAGATGTGCCTACATATCTACCAGACAAAACAATTTTGCCCTGCAATCTTCCACGTGAAGATGTACGGGATGTATTTATTTCTTTGACTGCTGGTTCACTGGCACAACTTCCATCTGGAAGCACAGTGGGTACTGCATCACTAAGGAGAAAGTCACAGATTCTTCACCGGTATCCATCACTCAAT GTGCTGGAGAATTTCAGAGGCAATGTTCAGACAAGGTTAAGAAAGCTGAATGAGGGGGTAGTCCAAGCTACATTATTGGCACTGGCAGGGCTAAAACGCCTAGATATGACAGAAAATGTCACTTCCATTCTTCCTATAGAGGATATGCTACCGGCAGTTGCTCAGGGAGCCATTGGTATTGCATGCAGAAGTGATGATGAGACAATG GCCAATTACATCGCGTTACTAAATCATGAGGAAACCAGATTAGCAGTTGCATGTGAGAGAGCTTTTCTGAAGACCTTGGATGGGTCTTGCCGCACCCCAATTGCTGGATATGCCTGTCGAGGCGAAGATGGAGACTGTATTTTCAAAGGATTGGTTGCCTCCCCTGATGGAACTCGAG TTCTTGAAACCTCAAGAAAAGGCCCATATACTTTTGAAGACATGACACTGATGGGTGAGGATGCTGGCAAGGAACTACTCTCACGGGCTGGTCCGGGATTTTTTGGCAACTAA
- the LOC138870630 gene encoding uncharacterized protein — protein MDPTAIIEHLKKLFGTQSRTARYQLSKALFGSKLTGNSPVGPYVNRMIDLIEELEKLGCKLGKELSQDLILQSLSESFSQFMLNKLIDYENQLASEKKKRIVMFVGNSSKKKGKSKIKPKKKPIAPKGGVTKPKGKRGKADQSDAECFYCKKIGHWKRNCLEYLTTLNDKKQGVPNK, from the exons ATGGATCCAACTGCAATCATTGAACATCTTAAGAAGTTGTTTGGTACACAAAGCAGGACAGCTAGATACCAGCTATCTAAGGCTTTATTTGGATCCAAATTAACTGGAAACTCTCCAGTTGGACCCTATGTCAATCGTATGATTGATCTTATTGAAGAACTTGAGAAATTGGGGTGCAAACTGGGTAAAGAGCTTTCTCAAGATTTGATCTTACAGTCACTATCAGAATCCTTTTCACAATTT ATGCTCAACAAGTTGATTGATTATGAGAATCAACTTGCAtctgagaagaagaaaagaattgtcaTGTTTGTTGGAAACTCTTCTAAGAAGAAGGGTAAGAGTAAAATTAAACCCAAGAAGAAACCTATTGCGCCTAAGGGTGGTGTGACCAAACCCAAAGGAAAAAGAGGCAAAGCTGACCAATCTGACGCTGAATGTTTCTACTGTAAGAAGATAGGACATTGGAAGAGAAATTGCCTGGAGTATCTTACAACTCTAAATGATAAGAAACAAGGGGTTCCAAATAAGTAG
- the LOC138870631 gene encoding secreted RxLR effector protein 161-like → MTCTHPDVAYALEVTSRYQANPGEEHWKVVKTILKYLRRTKDQFLIYEDSELKLEGYTDASFSSDRDDSKSISGYVFTLNSGAVSWKSSKQATVADSITEAEYIAASEAAKEAVWMKKFLAELGVVPLIEGAVPLLDVEIQKVDGKENAADPFTKALGAKDFDKHKWKLGMKYKSDWL, encoded by the exons atgacatgtacacatcctgatgtggcttatgcacttgAAGTGACTAGCCGTTATCAGGCAAATCCTGGTGAGGAACATTGGAAAGTGGTGAAaaccattcttaagtacttaagaaggactaaagaccaattcctcatttatgaagattctgagttgaaacttgaaggttatactgatgcaagtttctcttcagatagggatgatagcaaatctatttctggttatgtattTACCTTAAATAGTGGTgcagtgagttggaaaagttccaaacaagctacagtagctgattcaataactgaagcagaatatatagcagctagtgaggctgctaaggaagctgtatggatgaaaaagttcttagctgaacttggtgtggttccttTAATAGAAGGTGCGGTTCCACTATT AGACGTGGAGATTCAAAAAGTTGATGGAAAGGAAAATGCAGCagacccattcactaaagctcttggtGCAAAGGATTTTGACAAGCACAAGTGGAAATTGGGGatgaagtacaagagcgattggctctag